A genomic stretch from Ignavibacteriota bacterium includes:
- the rpsP gene encoding 30S ribosomal protein S16, which produces MVKIRLQRRGRKKLPVFKIVAADSRFPRDGRFIEALGHYEPFRSPAFVSVDEERIQYWLGVGAQPTDTVRSILSSQGVMLRIHLQRKGKSPEEIATEMAAWRQAKEQREAGKASKKERRAQKKAAAAAAPESAPAA; this is translated from the coding sequence GTGGTAAAAATTCGTTTGCAGCGCAGGGGAAGGAAAAAACTTCCCGTGTTCAAAATCGTGGCGGCCGATTCGCGGTTCCCGCGTGACGGACGTTTCATCGAGGCCCTCGGCCATTACGAGCCCTTCCGCAGCCCGGCGTTTGTGTCGGTCGACGAGGAGCGCATCCAGTACTGGCTCGGCGTCGGCGCGCAGCCGACCGACACCGTCCGCAGCATTCTCAGCAGCCAGGGCGTGATGCTTCGCATCCATCTCCAGCGCAAGGGCAAGTCGCCCGAGGAAATCGCGACGGAAATGGCGGCATGGCGCCAGGCCAAAGAGCAGCGCGAGGCGGGCAAGGCGTCGAAGAAAGAGCGCCGCGCGCAGAAGAAGGCCGCTGCCGCAGCCGCACCCGAAAGCGCTCCCGCGGCGTAA
- the ffh gene encoding signal recognition particle protein — MFEALSEKLDLALKRIRGEHRLTEANVEESLREVRRALLDADVNFQVVKDFIEAVKDKALGQDVLKSLTPGQQIVKIINDELIALMGADRTELAMAKSGPTIIMIAGLQGSGKTTFAAKLARHLKEKGRHPLLVAADVYRPAAIGQLKLLAESIDVPVYSGDERTPLRIAEESLDHARKNLRDTIIIDTAGRLSIDEVMMQEVADIKRSVKPTEILFVVDSMTGQDAVNTAKAFHDRLLFDGVVLTKLDGDTRGGAALSIRRVVDTPIKFVSIGEKLDALEPFYPDRMASRILGMGDIVTLAEKAQEQFDEDEAAKLEQKMRKNQFTLEDFYAQLQSLKKMGPLTSILEMIPGMGKALKGVDVDDRAFTRIEAIILSMTPEERRKPAIINGSRRKRIAGGSGTTIQDVNRLLKQFEEMQKLMKRLTKGGARQFARGLMNQKFS, encoded by the coding sequence ATGTTTGAAGCTCTCTCCGAAAAACTAGATCTCGCGCTCAAGCGCATTCGAGGCGAACACCGGCTCACCGAGGCGAACGTCGAGGAGTCGCTGCGCGAAGTGCGCCGCGCTCTGCTCGACGCCGACGTCAACTTCCAGGTGGTGAAGGACTTCATCGAGGCGGTGAAGGACAAGGCGCTCGGCCAGGACGTGTTGAAAAGCCTGACCCCTGGTCAGCAGATCGTCAAGATCATCAACGACGAATTGATCGCGTTGATGGGGGCCGACCGCACCGAACTCGCAATGGCGAAGTCGGGTCCGACCATCATCATGATCGCCGGCCTTCAGGGTTCGGGTAAAACGACCTTTGCGGCGAAACTCGCGCGGCATCTGAAGGAGAAGGGCCGACATCCGCTGCTGGTTGCGGCCGACGTGTACCGTCCCGCTGCCATCGGCCAGTTGAAGCTGCTCGCTGAGAGCATCGACGTACCCGTGTACTCGGGCGACGAGCGCACGCCGCTGCGCATCGCCGAGGAGTCCCTCGACCACGCGCGCAAAAATCTGCGCGACACGATCATCATCGACACCGCCGGCCGGCTCAGCATCGACGAAGTGATGATGCAGGAAGTCGCCGACATCAAGCGCTCGGTGAAACCGACCGAGATCCTGTTTGTTGTCGATTCGATGACAGGACAGGACGCGGTGAACACCGCGAAGGCCTTCCACGACCGTCTTCTTTTCGACGGTGTGGTTTTGACGAAGCTCGACGGCGACACACGCGGAGGCGCCGCGCTGTCGATACGCCGCGTGGTCGACACGCCGATCAAGTTCGTGAGCATCGGCGAAAAACTCGACGCCCTCGAGCCGTTTTATCCGGACCGCATGGCCTCACGCATACTCGGCATGGGCGACATTGTCACCCTTGCGGAGAAGGCGCAGGAGCAGTTCGACGAAGACGAGGCCGCGAAACTCGAACAGAAAATGCGCAAGAACCAGTTCACGCTGGAGGATTTCTACGCGCAGCTTCAGTCCCTGAAAAAAATGGGTCCGTTGACCTCGATTCTCGAGATGATCCCAGGCATGGGGAAGGCGCTCAAAGGCGTCGATGTCGACGACCGCGCCTTTACGCGCATCGAGGCGATCATCCTGTCGATGACCCCCGAGGAGCGCCGGAAACCCGCGATTATCAATGGCAGCCGCCGCAAGCGCATCGCCGGTGGAAGCGGCACCACCATCCAGGATGTCAACCGACTGCTGAAACAGTTCGAGGAAATGCAGAAGCTGATGAAGCGACTGACAAAGGGCGGCGCCCGCCAGTTTGCGCGCGGTCTCATGAATCAAAAATTTTCGTAA
- the rplS gene encoding 50S ribosomal protein L19 yields the protein MNKIDLLEQSLMKTDIPAFHPGDILNVHVRVVEGDKERIQEYQGIVIAIRGEGLKKTFTVRKISDGVGVERIFPLHSPSIAKIVKVRSGNVRRAKLFYLRTLAAKQVRAKTT from the coding sequence ATGAACAAAATCGATTTGCTTGAACAGTCGCTGATGAAGACGGATATACCGGCGTTTCATCCCGGCGATATCCTCAACGTCCACGTCCGCGTCGTCGAAGGCGACAAGGAACGTATCCAGGAATATCAGGGCATCGTGATCGCGATCCGTGGCGAGGGCTTGAAAAAGACCTTCACCGTCCGCAAGATTTCCGACGGTGTCGGCGTCGAGCGTATCTTCCCGCTCCACTCGCCGTCGATCGCAAAGATCGTGAAAGTGCGCTCGGGCAACGTCCGTCGCGCGAAACTCTTCTATCTGCGCACGCTGGCCGCGAAGCAGGTCCGCGCAAAGACCACCTGA
- the rimM gene encoding 16S rRNA processing protein RimM produces MDLCLIGKIVAVHGVAGGLRVQSYSDHPRRFTTLKKVLLGSSDDSVSERAVTRSIDRGKDVVLFLEGINTRNDAERHMGENLFIPANEMLPPPEGRIWVHELVGCAVVSTEGVPRGEIVDVFLRPAQDLYLVRFEGREVLLPAVPAIIESVDTAAKRVTVNDVPGLFEDADED; encoded by the coding sequence ATGGATCTCTGTCTCATCGGAAAGATCGTTGCAGTCCACGGCGTTGCCGGCGGACTGCGCGTTCAATCATACTCCGACCATCCCCGGCGTTTCACGACGCTGAAAAAGGTGTTGCTCGGATCGTCGGACGACTCCGTGTCGGAGAGGGCGGTGACGCGGAGCATCGACCGGGGAAAGGACGTGGTGCTCTTTCTCGAGGGCATCAACACACGCAACGATGCCGAGCGGCATATGGGCGAGAATCTTTTCATCCCCGCGAACGAAATGCTGCCGCCGCCGGAGGGACGCATCTGGGTGCATGAACTTGTCGGTTGCGCCGTGGTAAGCACCGAAGGTGTGCCGCGCGGCGAAATCGTCGATGTGTTTCTGCGCCCCGCGCAGGATCTCTACCTCGTGCGCTTCGAGGGCCGCGAGGTGCTGCTGCCGGCCGTACCGGCCATCATCGAGTCGGTCGACACGGCCGCAAAACGCGTGACGGTGAACGATGTTCCGGGCCTGTTCGAGGACGCCGATGAGGATTGA
- the recN gene encoding DNA repair protein RecN, whose protein sequence is MIAALTIKHFALIEELRIELGHGLTVITGETGAGKSIVVDALGLALGERADADSVRDGAAKAVIEAEFHAADLRWLEADLAALGVEWQDPLILRREVAAKGSSRCFINDSPVTVSQLKSVGDRLVDIHGQHEHQSLLRPEAHLTLLDAFGGHAPLLETYEEAYSALSSAAKDLEKAYRDRERLEERRAVLDMHLREIGAVDPQSGEDDDIERELRIAEHAEKIATLGNNILGVLFDGEQNATDQLGRARRDLADLTGIDPALASLEHELSSAAAGIDETVRTLRTYTETIDFSPARCEALRTRLAELLSLKRKYRCTLPELLDKRDELRRERDSLENIDATIETLQAQLRTQRADASEKAEALTAARTRAAGTLGKDVARALKDLGIQRARFETRIEQRAADTEPFLEYNGRRVQARPDGADAAEFYLSANVGEDVRPLAKVASGGEVSRIMLAMKSLFAGRSPVPVMVFDEIDTGVSGAVAHKVGRAMHDLARRHQILAITHLPQIAAAGAGHLVVEKVVHGARTSTHVRRLETSEREHEIARLISGDHVTPAAERTARDLLADFRTG, encoded by the coding sequence ATGATCGCCGCACTCACGATAAAACACTTCGCACTCATCGAGGAACTCCGCATCGAACTGGGGCACGGACTCACCGTGATCACAGGGGAGACAGGCGCGGGGAAGTCCATCGTGGTGGACGCACTCGGTCTGGCACTCGGAGAAAGAGCCGATGCCGATTCTGTGAGGGACGGCGCGGCAAAAGCCGTTATCGAAGCCGAATTTCACGCGGCCGATCTGCGCTGGCTCGAGGCAGATCTCGCAGCGCTCGGAGTTGAATGGCAGGATCCGCTGATACTGCGCCGCGAGGTGGCCGCGAAGGGAAGCAGCCGCTGTTTCATCAACGACTCGCCGGTGACCGTCAGCCAGCTCAAAAGCGTCGGAGACCGCCTCGTCGACATACACGGACAGCACGAGCATCAATCCCTGCTTCGGCCCGAAGCCCATCTCACGCTGCTCGACGCGTTCGGCGGGCATGCGCCGCTGCTCGAGACCTATGAGGAGGCCTACTCCGCGCTGTCCTCCGCCGCAAAGGATCTGGAGAAGGCATATCGCGATCGCGAACGACTCGAGGAACGCCGCGCCGTGCTCGACATGCACCTGCGTGAAATCGGAGCGGTCGATCCTCAATCCGGCGAGGATGACGACATCGAACGCGAGTTGCGCATCGCCGAGCACGCGGAAAAAATCGCGACTCTTGGCAACAACATACTCGGCGTGCTCTTCGACGGCGAACAGAACGCAACCGACCAACTCGGGCGCGCGCGGCGTGATCTTGCGGACCTGACCGGCATAGATCCCGCGCTCGCCTCCCTCGAGCACGAACTCTCCTCCGCCGCAGCGGGCATCGACGAGACGGTGCGCACACTGCGCACGTACACCGAGACGATCGACTTCAGTCCTGCCCGCTGTGAGGCGCTGCGCACACGGCTCGCGGAACTGCTGTCACTCAAACGGAAATACCGTTGCACGCTGCCGGAATTGCTGGACAAACGCGACGAGTTGCGCCGCGAGCGTGACAGTCTCGAGAACATCGATGCGACGATCGAGACACTTCAAGCGCAGTTGCGCACGCAGCGCGCTGACGCATCGGAGAAGGCGGAGGCCCTGACCGCGGCGCGCACCCGCGCTGCGGGCACACTCGGCAAGGATGTCGCCCGCGCCCTCAAGGACCTGGGCATACAACGCGCACGTTTCGAGACGCGCATCGAACAACGCGCCGCCGATACGGAACCCTTTCTCGAGTACAACGGACGCCGCGTGCAGGCGCGTCCCGACGGCGCCGATGCCGCCGAATTCTATCTCTCCGCGAATGTCGGCGAGGATGTGCGCCCGCTCGCAAAGGTTGCGTCCGGCGGCGAAGTCTCCCGCATCATGCTCGCGATGAAGTCGCTTTTTGCAGGCCGATCGCCCGTGCCCGTCATGGTGTTCGACGAGATCGACACGGGAGTCAGCGGCGCGGTGGCCCACAAGGTCGGCCGCGCGATGCACGACCTTGCGCGCCGTCACCAGATCCTCGCCATCACGCATCTGCCGCAAATAGCGGCCGCAGGTGCCGGGCATCTAGTTGTCGAGAAGGTGGTGCACGGAGCGCGCACATCCACTCACGTGCGCCGGCTCGAGACGTCGGAGCGCGAACACGAAATCGCGCGCCTTATCAGCGGCGACCATGTCACCCCAGCGGCGGAGCGCACCGCGCGCGATCTGCTCGCGGATTTTCGAACCGGATAA
- the trmD gene encoding tRNA (guanosine(37)-N1)-methyltransferase TrmD, whose amino-acid sequence MRIDILTGFPSLFVGPLTESILKRASAAGIVDIVVHDLRNYAHDKHRSIDDSPYGGGAGMVLKPEPIFECMDALRAERTYDEVILTTPAGGMYSQAEANALSMTGAIAIICGHYKGVDERVRAQLVTKELSIGDYVLTGGELAAMVIVDSVTRLLPGAIGDGESMLSDSFMDGILAAPQYTRPPSYRGLDVPEPLLSGNHREIARWREEQAQRLTRERRPDLLGDSTSPRG is encoded by the coding sequence ATGAGGATTGATATTCTCACCGGCTTCCCGTCGCTTTTTGTGGGTCCGCTCACGGAAAGCATTCTCAAGCGCGCGAGCGCAGCGGGCATCGTCGACATCGTGGTGCACGACCTGCGGAATTACGCGCACGATAAACACCGCAGCATCGACGACTCTCCATACGGCGGCGGTGCCGGCATGGTGCTCAAACCCGAGCCCATCTTCGAATGTATGGATGCGCTACGCGCCGAGAGGACGTATGACGAGGTGATACTCACCACCCCCGCGGGAGGCATGTACAGCCAGGCCGAAGCGAACGCGCTATCGATGACTGGCGCGATCGCCATCATCTGCGGACATTACAAGGGTGTGGACGAGCGTGTGCGCGCGCAGCTCGTCACCAAGGAACTCTCGATCGGGGATTATGTGCTCACAGGCGGAGAGCTGGCCGCCATGGTGATTGTGGATTCGGTGACACGACTCCTGCCGGGCGCCATCGGCGACGGAGAATCGATGTTGTCGGACTCGTTCATGGACGGTATTCTCGCGGCGCCGCAATACACACGGCCGCCCTCGTACCGCGGGCTCGATGTTCCCGAGCCGCTTCTCTCCGGCAATCATCGCGAGATCGCGCGCTGGCGCGAGGAGCAGGCCCAACGCCTGACGCGCGAACGCCGGCCGGATCTGCTCGGTGATTCCACATCCCCGCGCGGATGA
- a CDS encoding AI-2E family transporter, with the protein MSANTKVLVLLLLLALGAAVMYTVFTIGAIVALFLLSLLFAFILSPAVSWCERQGIPRTLSAVVVFVLFFGGVTTLLYVLAPFLYEEVSRLQEIITVGQLRRGVRDMEVFLSRQLSVLGVRRLHVAPKVEEWVGVLFDNLIGIASGVVGIVLFLVMMLISTFFLLKDSRSLKRVFVELVPNRFFEVTLNVLHKIEWSLGAYLRGILLDALAIGVLTTFALWLIDLPSFFLVGLIAAAANLVPYLGPPTAGCIAMVISVMSRGDFEQVPIIILVFSLIRLIDDAIVQPLTISASVRLHPLIIIFALLIGGQLFGIIGMLFAVPAVGVLKVFMTEVYAGMNRYRPSHESR; encoded by the coding sequence GTGTCCGCAAACACGAAGGTCCTCGTCCTTCTCCTGCTCCTCGCCTTGGGGGCCGCGGTGATGTACACCGTGTTCACGATCGGCGCCATCGTGGCGCTCTTTCTGCTCTCGCTGCTTTTCGCCTTTATCTTGTCGCCCGCGGTGAGCTGGTGCGAGCGGCAGGGCATACCGCGCACACTGTCCGCTGTGGTGGTGTTTGTTCTCTTTTTTGGCGGTGTCACGACATTGCTGTACGTGCTGGCACCGTTTCTGTACGAGGAAGTCTCGCGTCTGCAGGAAATCATCACCGTGGGTCAGTTGCGCCGCGGCGTGCGCGACATGGAGGTGTTCCTCAGTCGTCAGCTCTCGGTCCTCGGCGTGCGCCGCCTGCATGTGGCGCCGAAGGTGGAGGAGTGGGTCGGCGTCCTGTTCGACAATCTCATCGGTATCGCATCGGGCGTGGTTGGCATCGTGCTGTTCCTCGTCATGATGCTGATATCCACCTTCTTTCTGCTCAAGGATTCGCGTTCGTTAAAACGCGTGTTTGTGGAACTCGTCCCGAACCGTTTTTTTGAAGTGACGCTGAATGTGCTGCACAAGATCGAGTGGTCACTGGGCGCGTATCTGCGCGGAATTCTGCTCGATGCGCTCGCCATCGGCGTCCTCACAACGTTTGCGCTCTGGCTCATCGACCTGCCATCCTTTTTCCTCGTGGGACTTATCGCGGCGGCGGCGAATCTCGTGCCGTATCTGGGTCCGCCCACCGCGGGATGTATCGCGATGGTGATATCCGTCATGTCCCGTGGCGATTTCGAGCAGGTTCCCATCATCATTCTCGTGTTTTCACTGATACGTCTCATCGACGATGCCATCGTGCAACCGCTCACGATATCCGCCAGCGTGCGGCTGCATCCGCTCATAATCATTTTCGCGCTCCTCATTGGCGGACAGTTGTTCGGCATCATCGGGATGCTGTTTGCGGTGCCCGCCGTCGGTGTGCTCAAGGTGTTCATGACCGAAGTGTACGCGGGGATGAACCGTTACAGGCCCTCGCATGAATCCCGATAA
- the rlmD gene encoding 23S rRNA (uracil(1939)-C(5))-methyltransferase RlmD: protein MNPDKSGTEEQDGAEAPVNFQYGDILELDVDRAAFEGRAVGRAHGLVVFVEGAVPGDRVRARVFRAKKQFVEARAVEILRPSPERVDPRCAHFGVCGGCSWQHMRYEAQAAWKRTHVADAFERIGGFQNLDVRATLEAEDVWYYRNKMEYSFGEKRWLLAVDREQDTPSEPFAVGLHVPGRYDKILHIDACHLQSPESNSILAATRSHYRAHGIRAFSTETHSGDLRHLVIREAKNTGQRMVFLVTSGANEDLAAELARILAAPEFGVTTFVHGVTNRKSSVAIADREQVYFGDGRITERLGDCTYFISPSSFFQSNTRQAERLYACAADFADLRPEDDVWDLYCGAGTISLFIAPRVRSVLGVEMNEAAVRDAIDNAARNGRQNTRFIAADLRAFIQDTGREAAPDVVILDPPRSGLHPDVAAALARLDTERLVYVSCNPATAARDCAVLAAGGYTVEAIAPVDMFPHTYHIECVIRLRRKTGA, encoded by the coding sequence ATGAATCCCGATAAATCCGGCACAGAGGAACAGGACGGTGCGGAAGCGCCGGTGAATTTTCAATACGGCGACATACTCGAGCTCGATGTGGATCGCGCCGCGTTCGAGGGGCGCGCCGTGGGGCGGGCTCACGGACTGGTGGTGTTCGTCGAGGGCGCGGTGCCCGGCGACAGGGTCAGGGCGCGTGTGTTCCGCGCGAAGAAGCAGTTTGTCGAAGCGCGGGCCGTCGAAATTCTGCGTCCCTCGCCCGAGCGTGTTGATCCGCGCTGCGCGCACTTTGGTGTGTGCGGCGGCTGCAGTTGGCAGCATATGCGTTACGAGGCGCAAGCCGCATGGAAGCGCACACATGTCGCCGACGCATTCGAGCGCATAGGAGGATTTCAAAACTTGGATGTGCGCGCGACGCTCGAGGCGGAGGACGTCTGGTACTACCGGAATAAGATGGAGTATTCCTTCGGGGAGAAGCGCTGGCTGCTCGCCGTCGACCGCGAGCAGGACACACCGTCGGAGCCGTTCGCCGTCGGCCTGCACGTGCCCGGGCGTTATGATAAAATTCTGCACATCGACGCGTGCCATCTGCAGTCGCCCGAGAGCAACAGCATCCTCGCGGCAACACGGTCCCACTATCGTGCGCACGGCATCCGCGCGTTTTCCACCGAGACACATTCGGGCGACCTGCGCCATCTCGTGATCCGCGAGGCGAAGAACACCGGACAGCGCATGGTGTTCCTCGTGACGTCGGGTGCGAACGAGGATCTCGCCGCCGAGCTGGCCCGTATCCTAGCCGCGCCGGAATTCGGTGTCACAACATTTGTGCATGGCGTGACGAACAGAAAATCCTCGGTTGCCATCGCCGATCGCGAACAGGTGTATTTCGGGGACGGCCGCATCACGGAACGTCTCGGCGATTGCACCTACTTCATTTCCCCGTCCTCGTTCTTCCAGAGCAACACGCGACAGGCCGAACGGCTCTACGCCTGCGCGGCGGACTTTGCCGACCTGCGTCCGGAAGACGACGTGTGGGATCTGTACTGCGGTGCGGGCACCATCAGTCTTTTCATCGCGCCGCGTGTGCGGTCGGTTCTTGGCGTGGAGATGAACGAGGCGGCCGTGCGCGACGCTATCGACAATGCCGCGCGCAATGGCCGGCAGAACACACGTTTTATCGCGGCGGATCTGCGCGCCTTCATCCAGGATACCGGACGCGAGGCGGCGCCCGACGTCGTCATTCTCGATCCGCCGCGTTCGGGCCTGCATCCCGACGTCGCGGCGGCACTCGCGCGGCTCGACACCGAACGCCTCGTGTACGTGAGCTGCAATCCGGCCACGGCAGCGCGCGATTGCGCCGTGCTGGCCGCGGGCGGCTACACGGTG
- a CDS encoding cyclic nucleotide-binding domain-containing protein, which produces MSAQFLWENYFRPREKDDIFALLKRLPIFESLSQRQLRLVERILHRRNYLEGEKVFQEGDSGSAMYIIESGEVVMHAGKSEQEIARLHDGDFFGEISLLVDQPRSATARTVRDTKLIAFSQPDLLSLLETQPRLGIVVVMQLARILAERLQHATVDNRVLHDRLAEFGQ; this is translated from the coding sequence ATGAGCGCACAGTTTCTTTGGGAGAATTATTTCCGGCCGCGCGAGAAGGACGACATATTCGCCCTTCTCAAACGCCTGCCCATCTTCGAGTCGCTGTCGCAGCGGCAGCTTCGACTGGTGGAACGGATCCTGCACCGCCGGAACTATCTGGAGGGAGAGAAGGTGTTTCAAGAGGGGGACAGCGGCTCCGCGATGTACATCATCGAAAGTGGGGAAGTGGTGATGCATGCTGGCAAGTCCGAACAGGAAATCGCGCGGTTGCACGACGGTGACTTTTTCGGTGAGATCAGCCTGCTTGTGGATCAACCGCGCAGCGCGACGGCGCGGACCGTCCGCGACACCAAACTCATCGCGTTCTCACAACCGGACCTGCTGTCGCTGCTCGAGACGCAGCCCCGGCTCGGCATCGTCGTCGTGATGCAGCTTGCGCGCATCCTCGCGGAACGTCTGCAGCACGCGACCGTCGACAACCGCGTGTTGCACGACCGGCTCGCAGAGTTCGGGCAGTAG
- a CDS encoding cysteine--tRNA ligase encodes MPITVYNTLTRKLESFRPMVDGEVRMYTCGPTVYDYFHIGNARTFVMSDVIRRYLQYRGYHVTYVMNITDIDDRIIARSIERSVAASQVSDEYAAAFLEDCAAIGIRPADVHPRATDNVGAIITHIQSLIDTGSAYECEGDVYFRVSAFPGYGKLSGKKLEDLIAGARVEADTRKENPADFALWKTAKPGEPWWDSPWGKGRPGWHIECSVMSMQHLGPSFDIHAGGNDLIFPHHENEIAQSEALTHVPLAHTWIHFGFLNIDNEKMSKSLGNFFTTREILQKYPATTVRFFYLQTQYRSPLNFTQEGLDAARTGLARLHTLYAALRNAPDGSGECAIGPYEERFIEAVDNDFNTPAGLAVIFDFAREANAVLHDAEGMSREAQQACSDFLTRTAGDVFGILPSDDVTADGSGDVHGLMELILGIRAKVRAEKQWALADYIRDGLKELGIVVEDGKGGSTWKKETP; translated from the coding sequence ATGCCCATCACCGTTTACAACACCCTCACACGGAAACTCGAATCCTTCAGACCCATGGTGGACGGTGAGGTGCGCATGTACACCTGCGGTCCCACCGTGTACGACTACTTCCACATCGGCAATGCGCGCACCTTCGTGATGTCGGATGTCATCCGCAGGTATCTCCAGTACCGCGGGTATCATGTTACCTACGTGATGAACATCACCGATATCGACGACCGCATCATCGCGCGGTCGATCGAGCGCTCGGTCGCCGCGTCGCAGGTGTCGGACGAGTATGCCGCGGCGTTTCTCGAGGATTGTGCCGCGATCGGCATACGACCAGCCGACGTGCATCCGCGCGCGACCGACAACGTCGGCGCGATCATCACTCACATACAGAGTCTTATCGACACGGGCTCGGCCTATGAATGCGAAGGAGACGTGTATTTCCGTGTCAGCGCGTTTCCCGGATACGGAAAATTAAGCGGCAAGAAACTCGAGGATCTCATAGCGGGAGCACGGGTCGAGGCGGATACGCGCAAGGAAAATCCCGCCGATTTTGCGCTGTGGAAAACCGCGAAGCCGGGCGAACCCTGGTGGGATTCGCCTTGGGGCAAAGGGCGGCCCGGCTGGCACATCGAGTGTTCGGTGATGTCGATGCAGCATCTCGGTCCATCCTTCGACATCCACGCCGGTGGCAACGACCTGATCTTTCCGCATCACGAAAACGAGATCGCTCAGAGCGAGGCATTGACCCATGTGCCGCTGGCGCACACATGGATTCACTTCGGCTTTCTGAACATCGACAACGAAAAGATGTCGAAGTCGCTCGGGAATTTCTTCACCACCCGCGAGATCCTGCAGAAGTACCCGGCCACGACCGTGCGTTTCTTCTATCTCCAGACGCAGTATCGCAGTCCGTTGAATTTCACGCAGGAGGGTCTCGACGCCGCGCGGACCGGCCTGGCCCGGCTCCACACCCTGTATGCGGCGCTGCGGAATGCGCCCGACGGCAGCGGCGAATGCGCCATCGGTCCCTACGAGGAACGTTTCATCGAAGCGGTCGACAACGATTTCAACACACCCGCGGGCCTCGCCGTCATCTTCGATTTTGCGCGCGAGGCGAACGCCGTGTTGCATGACGCCGAGGGCATGTCGCGCGAGGCGCAGCAGGCCTGCAGCGATTTCCTGACGCGAACAGCGGGGGATGTATTCGGCATACTGCCGAGCGACGACGTGACGGCCGACGGATCGGGAGACGTACACGGCCTCATGGAGCTTATCCTCGGCATCCGTGCGAAAGTGCGCGCCGAAAAACAATGGGCCCTCGCCGATTACATCCGCGACGGCCTCAAGGAACTCGGCATCGTGGTGGAAGACGGCAAAGGAGGTAGCACATGGAAGAAGGAGACGCCATGA